Proteins co-encoded in one Nicotiana sylvestris chromosome 7, ASM39365v2, whole genome shotgun sequence genomic window:
- the LOC138873925 gene encoding uncharacterized protein: protein MYRDLRHQYRWHRMKKDIFEYAARCLNCQQVKYEHQKLGGLLQKMVILGWKWQRITMDFVVGLSRTLRKFDAFWVIVDRLTKLAHFIPVPDEARLYGTDLVKDALEKVKLIQLYGTDLVKDALEKVLLKVSPIKGIMRFGKKGKLSTRFIDPFKVLRQVGEVSYELSMPSSLSGVHPVFHVSMIQRHHANGSHMLDYNTVKLDESFDYEEEPVAIIDRQVHHLRSKKIFAAKV, encoded by the exons ATGTATCGCGATCTGAGGCATCAATATAGGTGGCaccggatgaagaaggacatattTGAGTATGCGGCAAGATGTCTAAACTGCCAacaggtcaagtatgagcaccaaaaGCTAGGTGGCCTACTCCAGAAGATGGTTATACTAGGATGGAAGTGGCagcgcatcactatggacttcgttgttgggttGTCACGGacattgaggaagtttgatgctttTTGGGTCATTGTCGATCGGCTGACTAAGTTGGCACATTTTATTCCAGTG CCTGACGAAGCTAGGTTATATGGCACTGACTtagtgaaggatgccttggagaaggtaaagttgattcagttatatggtactgatttagtgaaggatgccttggagaag gttctcttgaaagtctcaccgATAAAGGGAatcatgaggttcgggaagaagggcaagttaagcacaaggTTTATTGACCCATTTAAGGTATTGAGAcaagttggggaggtttcttatgagctttcTATGCCTTCTagtctatcgggagttcatccggtCTTCCACGTGTCTATGATCCAGAGGCATCATGCCAACGGGTCGCACATGCTAGATTACAACACGGTTAAGCTAGATGAGAGTTTCGATTATGaagaggagccagttgccattattgacaGGCAGGTTCACCATTTGAGGTCCAAGAAGATTTTTGCGGCAAAGGTCTAG